From one Puniceicoccus vermicola genomic stretch:
- the rfbA gene encoding glucose-1-phosphate thymidylyltransferase RfbA, which produces MTTQKQRKGIILAGGSGTRLFPLTRAVSKQLMPVYDKPMVYYPLSALMLAGIREVLIISTPEDLPLFRKLLGDGSGLGMSFSYEEQPRPEGLAQAFLIGEKFLDGAPAALVLGDNLFYGGNFTSAIRNAADSDESVIFAYEVSNPKAYGVVEFDDSGRVVSLEEKPEKPKSRFAVPGIYFYEGDVCKMARSLKPSARGELEITDLNRLYLEEERLRVEVMGRGTAWLDTGTHDSLHAAASFVQVIEQRQGLKIACIEEIAFRNGWINEPQLEELATALGKTSYADYLRALIQD; this is translated from the coding sequence ATGACTACCCAAAAGCAACGCAAAGGCATCATTCTCGCTGGGGGATCGGGCACTCGTCTCTTTCCGCTAACCCGTGCGGTCAGCAAGCAGCTCATGCCTGTCTACGACAAGCCGATGGTCTATTACCCTCTGTCGGCTTTGATGCTCGCCGGGATTCGGGAGGTGTTGATCATCTCCACTCCGGAAGATCTTCCGCTCTTTCGTAAACTCCTCGGCGACGGTTCGGGTCTCGGGATGAGTTTTTCCTACGAAGAGCAACCTCGGCCGGAGGGGCTCGCTCAAGCCTTTTTGATCGGGGAGAAGTTTCTCGACGGTGCCCCGGCGGCGCTCGTTCTCGGTGACAACCTTTTCTACGGAGGCAATTTCACTTCCGCGATTCGCAACGCAGCCGATTCCGACGAGTCGGTCATTTTCGCATACGAGGTTTCCAACCCCAAGGCCTACGGGGTCGTCGAGTTCGACGATTCGGGCCGAGTGGTCAGCCTCGAAGAGAAACCGGAGAAACCGAAGTCCCGTTTTGCCGTCCCGGGAATTTATTTTTACGAAGGGGATGTCTGCAAGATGGCTCGTTCGCTCAAGCCGAGCGCGCGTGGCGAGCTGGAGATTACGGACCTCAACCGACTCTATCTGGAAGAAGAGCGTTTGCGCGTCGAAGTGATGGGCCGTGGCACCGCTTGGCTCGACACCGGAACTCATGACAGTCTGCATGCGGCGGCTTCCTTCGTGCAGGTGATTGAGCAACGGCAGGGCCTGAAGATCGCCTGCATTGAGGAAATTGCTTTCCGCAATGGATGGATCAATGAGCCTCAGCTGGAAGAGCTTGCCACTGCTTTGGGGAAGACCAGTTATGCGGATTACCTCCGAGCCCTGATTCAGGATTGA
- a CDS encoding aldo/keto reductase — translation MKYRTLGSTGLEVSVIGVGTWQFGGEWGRTYSESDASKIFAAARDSGINLIDTAECYGDHLSESLIGASVAENREDWIIATKFGHHFKKNFDRNQVIDPESVVKQLEDSLRALRTDYVDLYQFHSLDDQAFATEGLWEALAKEKEKGKIRHLGTSIGSNTNSHQVKASPDVGSEVIQVVYNRLDRAPESEVLPTCQEENLGVLARVPLASGYLSGKYKPGAQFPSNDVRNAWHTDNFRDSRLREVEKIQREEVPEGTDMAQWALAWCLKNPAVTSVIPGCKDADQTRKNAAAADLLE, via the coding sequence ATGAAATACCGCACCCTCGGATCCACCGGTTTAGAAGTTTCAGTCATCGGCGTAGGCACTTGGCAATTCGGAGGAGAATGGGGCCGCACCTACTCGGAGAGCGACGCAAGCAAGATTTTCGCCGCCGCCCGGGACAGTGGGATCAATCTCATCGACACGGCCGAGTGCTACGGCGATCACCTCTCCGAGTCACTGATCGGAGCCTCGGTCGCTGAGAATCGCGAAGATTGGATCATCGCCACCAAGTTCGGTCATCATTTTAAGAAAAACTTCGACCGCAACCAAGTCATCGACCCCGAATCCGTGGTCAAACAGCTAGAGGACTCCCTCCGCGCCCTCCGCACCGACTATGTCGACCTCTATCAATTCCACTCTTTGGATGACCAAGCCTTCGCCACCGAAGGCCTCTGGGAAGCGTTGGCCAAGGAAAAGGAGAAGGGCAAAATCCGCCACCTCGGCACCTCGATCGGCAGCAACACGAACTCCCACCAGGTGAAGGCCTCTCCCGATGTCGGGTCGGAGGTGATTCAGGTCGTTTACAATCGGCTCGATCGCGCCCCCGAATCGGAAGTTCTCCCAACCTGTCAGGAAGAGAATCTCGGTGTGCTGGCCCGGGTGCCGCTCGCCAGCGGTTATCTCAGTGGCAAATATAAGCCCGGCGCTCAGTTTCCCTCCAACGACGTGCGCAATGCCTGGCACACTGACAATTTTCGGGACTCGCGATTGAGGGAGGTCGAAAAGATCCAACGCGAGGAAGTTCCGGAGGGCACGGATATGGCCCAATGGGCCCTGGCTTGGTGCCTGAAGAATCCAGCCGTCACCTCGGTCATCCCGGGTTGTAAAGACGCCGACCAGACCCGGAAGAACGCTGCGGCGGCGGATTTGCTCGAATAA